The genomic region CGGACCTGCACATCTGGCAGCGGCTGGCCCACGCTTCCCGCGCGATATTGGGCCAGGGTGCCGGTGCTGACCACGGGGCCAGCCTCGGTCAGGCCATACCCGGCAACCAGCGGCAGACCCTGCTCCCAAAAGAAATTTTCTGTTGTCGGACTAAGCGGCGCACCCCCTGCGACCAACAGGCGAATTTTTCCTCCCAGCAGCTTTTGTAAGTTAGTGGGGATTTCGTGGGCGGGCCAATTTTGGGCTAGGGCGTATTTGCGCAGCCGATCATAAAAGAGCGGCACGCCGTTCATAAATTCCGGCTGCGTCAGCGGTGCCAGACGGAGTGCCTCGTGCGGGCCTGCGGCCAAGACCATCTGGGACCCACGCAGCAGCCAAACATACAAATCCGCCGTGCGGGCGTACAAGTGCGCTAACGGCAACCAGCATAACCGGCGACCGGTCGGTTCATTTTCAAAGGCCGCCACTGTGGCAAACGCATTTGTCAAGAGTGCCTGTTGCGACAGTTGCACACCGATCGGGGTCCCGATAGTGCCAGAGGTAAACACAATCGTCGCCAAGTCCCCGGGATGCACAGTGGGTGTCGCTGCGCCCGTCGTTGCTTTTACCATTGGCAATCGCTGGGCAAAATCCGCCGATAACCAGCGATCCAGTGAATACAGACGCCAGTGATCGCTATTGATCTGCGACGTGGCATTGCTGGGGGATTGTCCCCCTGCCAGAAGCGCGCTCCGTAGCGGCAAAAAGTCCTGCTCCGCCACATAGACCCGTTTTGCTCCAGCGGCCCCCAGGTGTTCCACGGCATGGCGCGCTGGACACCCACGCGGGATCGCGACATGCACATTACCCCGTATCAAAAGCGCCAAGTCCAAGACCACCCAAGCGCGGGAATTTTCCGCCCAACTGCCGATCGGCTCATGCGGGGGGATTTGCCGGTAATCCAGATACGCGGTCAAACGCGCGATTTGCTCAGCCAGGTCCGCCCACGTCCAGGTGCGTAGCTGTCCAGCTTCCCAGGTCAAAAGGGCGGTTTGCCGGGTGGATTGCGCCGCGCGGACGTTCCAAATTTGCGTAAAAGTTGGGGAAAATTCCATACCGGTCGTGATGATTTGCCAATGAACAGTGGATTTTTTCCCCTGCTGCCGACCATTGTCATTCGCTAGCCAAGTCTGTATTGTCTGCAACAGGGGTAAAATTTCAATTGGGCCAGTGACGGACGATTCGGCTGGCATTTATTTATCCACTCTGGAACTACAAAAATAAGGGTTTTTGCATGGCACCATTAACTGGCAAAACAGTCTTAATCACGGGTGGTGGCAGCGGGATCGGCTTGGCCACGGCGCTCGCCTTTGCGGAGCAAGGCTGCCGCGTGGCTATTGGGGGGCGCGATGCCGAAAAACTACGACAGGCCGCCACCATTTGGACCGGTCAACCCGGCATTTTGCACCACATTGTGAACGTGGCCGACCGGGCCAGCGTACAGACATTTGTGGACTGGGCGATGGCGCAACTGGGCCAGATCGACATTTTAGTAAATGGAGCGGGGACAAATATCAAGCTACGCACGATGCGCGAGATGCCCCCTGCACAGTGGGATGAGCTGTTGGCTATTAACGCCACCGGGGCCTACAACATGCTGTATGCGGTGCTGCCGGACATGCGCGCCCGCCAGGACGGGCTGGTGATCAATATTTCGTCCGTCGCGGGACTGCGGGCGTTACGTCTGGGTGGGGTGGCGTATTGTGCGTCCAAATTTGCCATGACGGCCCTGGGGACGGCGGTGGGGAATGAGGAATGCGTCAATAATATTCGTGTGACAAATATCTATCCGGGCGAGGTGGACACGCCGATTTTGCAGAATCGCCCCACGCCCGTGACCCCCGAACACAAAGCCCGGATTTTGCAGGCCGCGGATGTGGCGGCGGCGGCGGTATTTGTAGCCAGTCTGCCCTCACGGGCGCATGTTCCCGATTTGGTCATCAAGCCGCTGAGCCAGGAATTTTGCTAGAACAAGGGACTTGGGGTTTGTTACACTAGAGTTTAACGTGTAGCCGTTTCGAGTTTTTTCAGCCACTGACAGCGATTCCATTGCTAGAGGTTCGCCTATGACCACCGTCGAACAGATACTTGAACAAGCCCTGGCCTTGTCCGTGGCGGACCGCCTGGCGCTGATTGAAAAACTGGATTTGAGCATACCCGCCGAGGGATCCCATCCCGAGGTGGAAAATACCGGCAGCGCGGAGTTTGCCACGCCGGAGTTGGCCGCCAAATGGAATGACGAAGTGGAACGCCGGCTCGGCGCGTACGACCGGGGGGAGGTGCAAGCAATTGACGCCGACGTGGTTCTGGCGGAATTGCGTGCACGATTAGCCACTAAAATGGCGGAGAAACGAGCCTCGTGAAACTTCGTTTTTTGCCCGAGGCGAGATGGGAGCTGGACTCAGCGGCTGCCTGGTATGAAAATCACTCCTTGTCCGCAAGTGCCCGCTTGCTTGATGAGTACGAACGAGTACAACAAAAGATCAAACGCAACCCCCAGGCCCACGTCCGTGCCGAATTTTATACCGGTCCGCGAGAGGTTCGCCGCTGTCAATTGAAAAAGTTTCCTTACATTGTGATTTATGAATGCCGTGGAGTGAATCCCATATCGGAACTCATCGTCGTCGCGGTCAGTCACACCAGCCGCGAGCCGCTGTATTGGGTGGAGCGGCTGAGTTCAATTTAGAATGCAGAATTGAATTTAAGCATACGGTATTTACAAACTTGAATACACAACTGATGTCCCGTGGTGCGGGGTGTAGCCTGCAACCCAAGACTGTAAATTGCATTTGTTGGTCGAATTGGATGAATCGGGCCTTTGGCCCTTTCATTGATTACTTTCCATTGACCTAGGGCGACGCTGCGCTTGCCCTAGGCTGGGATAGGTCGGGCCGTTGGCCCGCAATACATCATACGCCTTTGGCCCGCAAAGAATTAAACATCCTTGGCCCACACATACTTGAGCAACGAATAATCGTCGCACGTTGCGAAGATTTGAAAAGTTAGTAGTACAGATACCATCGGCGGCTTTATAACCGCGTCCGTTTACCGACGGACTAACATCCACCGCTTGCCTGTTCCCCACGTCCCGCGACCCTCGCCCCTGTCCCTCGCCCCTCCCCTCATGGCATTTCTCCGCCGTATTTTACCGCTCCTGTTCCTGCTGGGCCTGATTGGCAGCCTGGCCTGGACGTTGCCCCTGGGCCAGATACCCCCCGCCGATTACACCATTGCCAACGGCACCGACCCAAAGTCCCTCGATCCCGCTCTGGCAAGCGGCACTCCAGAAGGCCGCGTCCTCTGGGCATTATTTGAAGGTCTCACCAGCCTCAACCCACAAACCTTGCACCCCGAACCCGGCATGGCGGAACGCTGGGAAATCTCGCCCGATCAAAAGACATACACCTTTTTTCTGCGGGAAAACGCCGTCTGGTCGGATGGTACGCCGATTACCGCGACGGACTTTGCCTGGTCGATGCTACGGATGCTGCACCCCGCCACGGCGGCCGAGTATTCCTACGAACTATGGTATATCGTGAATGCCAAGGCGTTCACCACACAGTCGGTCAAGCCCGGCGACACCGTGGAAATTGAAATCGCTGCCGACGAGCTTACCGCGCCGGAACGCCAGCGCTACCCCGTCGCGCCGTTAAATCCGCAGGCTCACATTATGACGGGCAAACTGTTGGCCACCGAAGTCCCAGCCACAAAGCCCCAGACCACACAGTCCGCCACTTCCACATCGAGCACTGACACTTCGTCAACTACGAAAACAGATCAAGAAACTCCCGTGGAAAGTCCGGATTTGGTTTACATTGTGGAGATCAACGGAATTCCCCGTCGCTTTCAAAAAGAGGGACTGGACGGTGGCAAAAAATATCTCTGGCTGCTCCCCTCGTTTCAAGAGGTGGGCATCCAGGTCCTCGACCCCCGCACACTGCGGATCACGCTGGAACATCCCGTTCCGTATTTTTTAGATTTGATGGCCTTTTATCCCTTTGCCCCGGTGCAGCGGGCTTGCGTGGAACG from Pirellulales bacterium harbors:
- a CDS encoding SDR family oxidoreductase, whose translation is MAPLTGKTVLITGGGSGIGLATALAFAEQGCRVAIGGRDAEKLRQAATIWTGQPGILHHIVNVADRASVQTFVDWAMAQLGQIDILVNGAGTNIKLRTMREMPPAQWDELLAINATGAYNMLYAVLPDMRARQDGLVINISSVAGLRALRLGGVAYCASKFAMTALGTAVGNEECVNNIRVTNIYPGEVDTPILQNRPTPVTPEHKARILQAADVAAAAVFVASLPSRAHVPDLVIKPLSQEFC
- a CDS encoding addiction module protein; amino-acid sequence: MTTVEQILEQALALSVADRLALIEKLDLSIPAEGSHPEVENTGSAEFATPELAAKWNDEVERRLGAYDRGEVQAIDADVVLAELRARLATKMAEKRAS
- a CDS encoding AMP-binding protein, which translates into the protein MPAESSVTGPIEILPLLQTIQTWLANDNGRQQGKKSTVHWQIITTGMEFSPTFTQIWNVRAAQSTRQTALLTWEAGQLRTWTWADLAEQIARLTAYLDYRQIPPHEPIGSWAENSRAWVVLDLALLIRGNVHVAIPRGCPARHAVEHLGAAGAKRVYVAEQDFLPLRSALLAGGQSPSNATSQINSDHWRLYSLDRWLSADFAQRLPMVKATTGAATPTVHPGDLATIVFTSGTIGTPIGVQLSQQALLTNAFATVAAFENEPTGRRLCWLPLAHLYARTADLYVWLLRGSQMVLAAGPHEALRLAPLTQPEFMNGVPLFYDRLRKYALAQNWPAHEIPTNLQKLLGGKIRLLVAGGAPLSPTTENFFWEQGLPLVAGYGLTEAGPVVSTGTLAQYRAGSVGQPLPDVQVRIVADAPDSISPTPIAGNSNLPIPGQVSGEIQVRTPSLLSGFLDHEELFQTRVTDGWLATGDLGHIDPEGYLYVTGRKKEVLALSSGHKIQPARLEQRLSQIPLIAQVLVIGEGYPCLGALIVPEPEALRQAIRERRIWVWSRAAALRSPAVKKLYLDEIAAKLSDCLPHEQIRKVALLDRAWTVESGELTASLKPRRTIILQNQRRLITEMYAGG
- a CDS encoding type II toxin-antitoxin system RelE/ParE family toxin — encoded protein: MKLRFLPEARWELDSAAAWYENHSLSASARLLDEYERVQQKIKRNPQAHVRAEFYTGPREVRRCQLKKFPYIVIYECRGVNPISELIVVAVSHTSREPLYWVERLSSI